Proteins from one Impatiens glandulifera chromosome 2, dImpGla2.1, whole genome shotgun sequence genomic window:
- the LOC124928226 gene encoding uncharacterized protein LOC124928226 has product MALTGAFRNHELSLTGDEDRQDPMFGLWLEEINLGSYRQIFKEIGVNEEYLESMSMFTTKQILRFIRRCHMKLGDFITLCKELMRIKVTCLKGEQRVRRPWWAPPCLAVVFVKSAKSNRQARVVSLKLEP; this is encoded by the exons ATGGCTCTAACTGGAGCCTTTAGGAATCATGAGCTCAGTCTCACCGGTGATGAAGACAGACAAgatcc GATGTTTGGATTGTGGTTAGAAGAGATAAATTTGGGAAGTTATCGTCAAATATTCAAAGAAATTGGTGTAAATGAGGAATACTTAGAAAGCATGTCAATGTTCACGACAAAACAAATACTTAGGTTTATAAGACGATGTCACATGAAATTGGGTGACTTTATAACCCTTTGCAAGGAACTGATGCGAATTAAAG TGACTTGTTTGAAAGGAGAACAAAGGGTACGAAGGCCATGGTGGGCACCTCCTTGTTTGGCAGTTGTTTTTGTCAAGTCTGCGAAGAGTAATCGGCAAGCCAGAGTTGTGTCGCTGAAGCTTGAACCTTAA
- the LOC124926266 gene encoding coiled-coil domain-containing protein 97, whose protein sequence is MNPMMDQKKSPSIEQSMESMSERLSNLETLYFPRALQSAATTPSDRKSLLLDLLSRDAAVFLERYGSQLTSDELNELSVLNDDYEINWHLNHLRSLISPTADELKSKSAQIKNRRLAYMDKLVIAGHYFSEDAMREREPYLHHEYVGKFQDPSGRNMARPGEKWSETLMRRSEEAILVAKIRGEQQRLGVAECDWVGNEIEQPEEEEEEEEEEDEDEDEEEFGAVGSSHPSQAVVNKSAQTATEEEMQDQMNQLTVIMQQKFLSGEDHQHLDYTKIDEDETLDDCWQRGANHDAEEKYFGTD, encoded by the exons ATGAATCCGATGATGGATCAGAAGAAATCTCCGAGCATTGAACAATCGATGGAATCCATGTCTGAAAGACTCTCCAATCTAGAAACTCTCTACTTTCCTCGCGCTCTCCAATCTGCCGCCACTACTCCATCCGACCGCAAATCCCTCCTTCTCGATCTCCTCTCCCGCGATGCGGCCGTCTTCTTAG AACGATATGGATCACAACTGACTTCAGACGAGCTCAACGAATTATCTGTATTGAATGATGATTATGAAATCAACTGGCATCTGAATCATTTGCGAAGTTTGATTAGTCCTACAGCTGATGAATTGAAATCGAAATCAGCTCAAATAAAGAATAGGAGGTTGGCTTACATGGATAAGTTGGTGATTGCTGGACATTATTTTTCAGAGGATGCTATGAGGGAGAGGGAGCCTTATTTGCACCATGAGTATGTAGGGAAGTTTCAGGATCCTAGTGGGAGGAACATGGCTAGACCTGGTGAGAAATGGTCTGAAACGCTTATGAGACGATCTGAAGAAGCTATTTTGGTTGCGAAGATTAGAGGGGAGCAGCAGAGGTTGGGTGTGGCTGAGTGTGATTGGGTTGGGAATGAGATAGAACAACccgaggaggaagaagaagaggaagaagaagaagatgaagatgaagatgaagaagagtttGGTGCTGTTGGGAGTTCACATCCTTCACAG GCTGTTGTAAATAAATCAGCGCAGACTGCGACGGAGGAGGAGATGCAGGATCAAATGAACCAATTGACAGTGATAATGCAGCAAAAGTTTTTATCAGGCGAAGATCATCAGCACTTAGATTACACTAAGATAGATGAGGATGAGACTTTGGATGATTGTTGGCAGAGAGGAGCTAATCATGATGCAGAAGAGAAGTATTTTGGTACTGACTAA